The Eubacteriaceae bacterium Marseille-Q4139 genome has a window encoding:
- a CDS encoding AEC family transporter — MSMVLQSIKSVFTLMILILTGYYFTGKKWFGKPGMDFLSKFTVQVSVPCYMFYNMYEDIDGRGALLDLAVKLPVTFGSILLNLAVTAVACRLLKVGEGRRNTFVAAAGFANVVFIGFPVIQSLWGEGITSTGVIYYISSTLLFWTVGTALLRRDSRLPGKGEANFLGNLKKILSPPIIGLIAGVAVVLLEVELPDFILSPVSMLKSVTSPLAMVFIGSVIRNMDLRKMEFGRDLYAALGMRFLVLPVVTALFLRAMPVPSEMKQVFFVLSTMPSMTQMGIMAKEYESDYEFACTVITATTIVSMLTIPVFMYLMQTFRIF; from the coding sequence ATGAGTATGGTACTTCAGTCGATAAAAAGCGTGTTTACGCTGATGATCCTGATTCTGACAGGATACTATTTCACGGGAAAGAAATGGTTCGGGAAGCCGGGCATGGATTTCCTCTCTAAATTTACGGTGCAGGTTTCGGTGCCCTGCTATATGTTTTACAACATGTATGAGGACATTGACGGGCGCGGCGCGCTCCTTGATCTGGCGGTGAAGCTGCCGGTGACCTTTGGCTCCATCCTTTTAAATCTGGCCGTTACGGCCGTGGCCTGCCGGCTCCTTAAGGTCGGCGAAGGACGGAGGAACACCTTCGTGGCGGCGGCCGGCTTTGCAAATGTGGTGTTCATCGGCTTCCCCGTGATCCAGTCGCTCTGGGGCGAGGGGATTACGTCCACCGGCGTCATCTACTATATTTCCAGCACCCTGCTGTTCTGGACGGTGGGCACGGCGCTTTTAAGGCGTGACAGCCGCCTTCCGGGAAAAGGGGAGGCGAATTTCCTTGGGAACCTGAAGAAAATCCTTTCTCCGCCGATCATCGGCCTCATTGCCGGTGTGGCGGTGGTGCTTTTGGAGGTGGAGCTTCCGGACTTTATCTTATCGCCCGTGAGCATGTTAAAGAGCGTCACATCGCCCCTGGCCATGGTTTTCATCGGAAGCGTGATCCGGAACATGGATCTTCGGAAGATGGAGTTTGGCCGTGATTTGTATGCAGCCCTTGGGATGCGGTTTTTAGTCCTCCCTGTGGTGACAGCGCTGTTTCTGCGGGCCATGCCGGTTCCAAGTGAGATGAAGCAGGTGTTCTTCGTCCTCTCCACCATGCCGTCCATGACCCAGATGGGCATCATGGCGAAGGAATATGAGAGCGATTACGAGTTTGCCTGCACGGTCATCACGGCGACGACCATTGTCAGCATGCTGACGATCCCGGTGTTCATGTACCTGATGCAGACGTTCCGGATATTCTAA
- a CDS encoding SufD family Fe-S cluster assembly protein: protein MDKILEEMLLKVADLHGVPSGAFNIRANGQTAGRNTTANIDIVTREDGSGIDVHIKPGTKNESVHIPVILSQTGLTELVCNDFFIGEDADVTIVAGCGIHNGGDEESRHDGIHRFFVGKNAKLKYVEKHYGDGDGRGGRIMNPRTEITMEEGSYMEMETVQIRGIDSTKRETEAHLKDGAKLVVQERLMTHGTQYAGSRFDVFMDGENSSANIISRSVAKEQSEQMFYSNLVGNNLCAGHTECDAIIMGNAKISSLPEITANHPDAALIHEAAIGKIAGDQIIKLMTLGLSEEEAENQIVNGFLK, encoded by the coding sequence ATGGACAAGATTCTCGAAGAAATGCTGTTAAAAGTTGCGGATTTGCATGGCGTGCCCTCGGGGGCCTTCAACATCCGGGCGAACGGGCAGACGGCCGGGCGGAATACGACGGCCAACATCGACATTGTGACGAGAGAGGACGGCAGCGGCATCGACGTGCACATCAAGCCGGGCACGAAAAACGAGAGCGTCCATATCCCGGTCATTTTAAGCCAGACCGGCCTCACAGAGCTGGTATGCAACGACTTTTTCATCGGCGAGGACGCCGACGTGACGATTGTCGCCGGCTGCGGCATCCACAACGGCGGCGACGAGGAATCGCGCCATGACGGCATCCACCGGTTTTTCGTCGGAAAAAACGCGAAGTTAAAATATGTGGAAAAGCATTACGGAGACGGCGACGGGCGCGGCGGCCGCATCATGAACCCGCGGACGGAGATTACCATGGAGGAAGGAAGCTATATGGAGATGGAAACAGTCCAGATCCGCGGCATCGACTCCACGAAGCGGGAGACCGAGGCCCATTTAAAGGACGGCGCGAAGCTGGTGGTTCAGGAGCGGCTGATGACCCACGGAACCCAGTACGCCGGAAGCCGGTTTGATGTGTTCATGGACGGGGAAAACTCCAGCGCCAACATCATTTCCCGCTCGGTAGCAAAGGAACAGTCGGAGCAGATGTTTTACTCCAACTTGGTGGGAAACAATCTCTGCGCCGGCCATACGGAGTGCGACGCCATCATCATGGGCAATGCGAAGATCAGCTCCCTGCCGGAGATCACGGCGAACCATCCCGACGCGGCCCTGATCCATGAGGCGGCCATCGGAAAAATCGCCGGCGACCAGATTATCAAGCTCATGACCCTCGGCCTTTCGGAGGAGGAAGCGGAGAACCAGATTGTAAACGGCTTCCTGAAATAG
- a CDS encoding ATP-binding cassette domain-containing protein, whose translation MLELQNLSFGVAESQGKKEIIKNVSLSVPDNQFVVITGPNGGGKSTLAKLIMGIEKPGSGRILFDGTDITEKSITERANLGISFALQQPVRFKGIQVLDLLRLAARKNLSVADACQYLSEVGLCAKDYINREVNASLSGGELKRIEIATVLARATKLSVFDEPEAGIDLWSFQNLIQVFERMRETTKGSIIIISHQERILEIADEIVVISDGNIAEQGPREQILPGLLGTASAQSGCQYYRRDN comes from the coding sequence ATGTTAGAGTTACAGAATCTTTCCTTTGGCGTGGCTGAAAGCCAGGGGAAAAAGGAAATCATAAAAAATGTAAGCCTTTCGGTGCCGGACAATCAGTTTGTCGTGATTACGGGGCCCAACGGCGGCGGGAAGTCGACGCTTGCAAAGCTCATCATGGGCATCGAGAAGCCGGGCAGCGGCCGCATCTTGTTTGACGGGACGGACATCACCGAAAAGAGCATCACCGAGCGCGCAAACTTGGGGATCAGCTTTGCCCTCCAGCAGCCCGTGCGCTTTAAGGGGATCCAGGTGTTAGACCTTCTGCGTCTGGCTGCCAGGAAAAATCTTTCGGTGGCCGACGCCTGCCAGTATCTTTCTGAGGTGGGCCTCTGCGCCAAAGACTACATTAACCGCGAGGTCAACGCCAGCCTTTCCGGCGGCGAGTTAAAGCGGATCGAGATTGCAACGGTTTTAGCCCGTGCCACGAAGCTTTCCGTCTTCGATGAGCCGGAGGCCGGAATCGACCTCTGGAGCTTCCAGAACTTAATCCAGGTGTTTGAGCGGATGCGGGAGACGACAAAGGGCTCCATCATCATCATTTCCCACCAGGAGCGGATTTTGGAAATTGCCGACGAGATTGTCGTGATTTCTGACGGAAACATCGCAGAGCAGGGGCCGAGGGAGCAGATCCTTCCGGGGCTTTTAGGGACGGCTTCGGCTCAGAGCGGCTGCCAGTATTACAGGAGGGACAACTAA
- the yajC gene encoding preprotein translocase subunit YajC, which produces MTPFTLFAAYAVLLFVAIYIFVYIPNKKKQKSRQELHKSLVPGDTVITIGGLVGSVQAVEGDYVTLLLDEKTGATAKVVLYSISQKIA; this is translated from the coding sequence ATGACGCCGTTTACCTTATTTGCCGCTTACGCCGTCCTCTTGTTTGTGGCGATTTACATCTTTGTCTATATTCCTAATAAGAAGAAACAGAAATCGAGGCAGGAGCTCCATAAGTCCTTAGTACCCGGCGACACGGTGATTACCATCGGCGGGCTCGTGGGATCCGTCCAGGCGGTGGAGGGCGATTATGTGACGCTGCTTCTCGATGAGAAAACAGGAGCGACCGCGAAAGTCGTTCTCTATTCCATTAGTCAGAAAATAGCATAA
- a CDS encoding amidohydrolase — translation MWEKCKGLQEELVSMRRELHQIPETGGDLPKTKAYIMGKLKELGIPFVENATDSGLVATIEGGKPGKTLALRADMDALPITEENDVPYRSKHEGKMHACGHDTHVTMLLGAAKVLNENKENIHGNVKLLFQTDEEGSRGAERLCAEGHLNGVDAIFGTHIGTIISKDIPAGTVISTPGCCMASFDKFVIKVKGFGCHGSTPEKGVDPINIASHIVINLQEVVAREIAAVKPAVLTIGHIEGGFAYNVIPSEVLIEGTIRALEEDVRQELAKRIGEIASATAAAFRGEVEYEMIWGAPPVINDAGMAKLAADCARDIVGDEKVIDHVDAPNMGGEDFAYYVKQVPGAFLFLSSANPEKHTDVPHHNPKFNVDEDVFWIGSALFVRIAEKFLGIDE, via the coding sequence ATGTGGGAAAAATGTAAAGGACTTCAGGAAGAACTGGTATCCATGCGCCGGGAGCTCCATCAGATCCCGGAGACCGGCGGCGACCTGCCCAAGACGAAGGCGTATATCATGGGAAAATTAAAGGAATTGGGAATCCCGTTTGTGGAGAATGCGACGGACAGCGGCCTTGTGGCGACGATTGAGGGCGGAAAGCCCGGAAAGACCCTGGCGCTGCGGGCAGACATGGATGCGCTCCCGATTACGGAGGAGAACGACGTCCCCTACCGCTCAAAGCATGAGGGGAAGATGCACGCCTGCGGCCATGACACCCATGTGACGATGCTTTTAGGAGCTGCGAAGGTTTTAAATGAAAATAAGGAAAACATCCATGGAAACGTGAAGCTTTTGTTCCAGACGGATGAGGAAGGCTCCCGCGGGGCAGAGCGCCTCTGCGCGGAAGGCCATTTAAACGGCGTGGATGCGATTTTCGGCACCCACATCGGGACGATTATTTCCAAGGACATTCCGGCCGGTACGGTGATCAGCACTCCCGGCTGCTGCATGGCGTCCTTCGATAAATTTGTCATCAAGGTCAAGGGCTTCGGCTGCCACGGCTCTACGCCGGAAAAAGGCGTGGATCCCATTAACATCGCCTCTCATATTGTCATCAACCTCCAGGAGGTTGTGGCAAGGGAGATTGCGGCTGTGAAGCCGGCTGTCCTCACCATCGGCCACATTGAGGGCGGTTTTGCCTACAACGTGATCCCGTCGGAGGTGTTAATCGAGGGCACCATCCGCGCCCTGGAGGAGGATGTGCGCCAGGAGCTGGCAAAACGGATCGGTGAAATCGCAAGTGCGACGGCGGCTGCGTTCCGCGGCGAAGTGGAATATGAGATGATCTGGGGTGCACCGCCTGTCATCAACGACGCCGGCATGGCGAAGCTGGCGGCAGACTGTGCCCGTGATATCGTGGGCGATGAAAAGGTCATTGACCATGTGGATGCACCGAACATGGGCGGCGAGGACTTTGCATATTATGTGAAGCAGGTTCCGGGCGCCTTCCTGTTCTTAAGCTCCGCAAATCCCGAAAAGCATACGGATGTTCCCCATCACAATCCGAAGTTCAACGTGGACGAGGATGTGTTCTGGATCGGCTCCGCGCTGTTTGTGAGGATTGCAGAAAAATTCCTGGGAATTGACGAATAG